Proteins from a single region of Streptomyces glaucescens:
- a CDS encoding glycosyltransferase family 4 protein, with the protein MRKTLIVTNDFPPRPGGIQAFLHNMALRLDPDRLVVYASTWKRGHEGREATAAFDAEQPFTVVRDSTTMLLPTPAATRRAVGLLREHGCTAVWFGAAAPLGLMAPALRRAGAERLVATTHGHEAGWAQLPAARQLLRRIGEGTDTLTYLGEYTRSRIATALTPQAAARMTQLPPGVDEKTFHPGSGGAEVRARLGLTDRPVVVCVSRLVRRKGQDTLIQAMPRILAAEPDTVLLIVGGGPYEKDLRRLAHETGVAGSVRFTGAVPWAELPAHYGAGDVFAMPCRTRRGGLDVEGLGIVYLEASATGLPVVAGDSGGAPDAVLDGETGWVVPGGAPEEAADRITTLLADAELRRRMGERGRRWVEEKWRWDLLAENLKTLL; encoded by the coding sequence ATGCGCAAGACCCTCATCGTGACGAACGACTTCCCGCCCCGCCCCGGCGGCATCCAGGCGTTCCTGCACAACATGGCCCTCCGCCTCGACCCCGACCGGCTCGTCGTCTACGCCTCCACCTGGAAGCGCGGCCACGAGGGGCGTGAGGCGACGGCCGCGTTCGACGCCGAGCAGCCCTTCACCGTCGTACGGGACAGCACCACCATGCTCCTGCCGACCCCCGCCGCCACCCGGCGGGCCGTCGGGCTGCTGCGCGAACACGGCTGCACGGCGGTGTGGTTCGGGGCCGCCGCCCCGCTCGGGCTGATGGCGCCCGCGCTGCGCCGGGCCGGCGCCGAACGCCTGGTCGCCACCACCCACGGGCACGAGGCCGGCTGGGCCCAGCTGCCCGCCGCCCGGCAGTTGCTGCGCCGGATCGGCGAAGGCACCGACACCCTGACCTACCTGGGCGAGTACACCCGCTCGCGGATCGCCACGGCGCTCACCCCGCAGGCGGCCGCGCGCATGACCCAGCTGCCGCCCGGGGTCGACGAGAAGACCTTCCACCCCGGGTCGGGCGGCGCCGAGGTGCGGGCCCGGCTCGGGCTGACCGACCGGCCGGTCGTGGTCTGCGTCTCGCGGCTGGTGCGGCGCAAGGGCCAGGACACCCTCATCCAGGCCATGCCGCGCATCCTCGCCGCGGAGCCGGACACGGTCCTGCTGATCGTCGGCGGCGGGCCCTACGAGAAGGACCTGCGCCGCCTCGCCCACGAGACCGGCGTCGCCGGCTCCGTGCGCTTCACCGGAGCCGTGCCCTGGGCGGAGCTGCCCGCGCACTACGGCGCCGGTGACGTCTTCGCCATGCCCTGCCGCACCCGGCGCGGCGGGCTCGACGTCGAGGGCCTGGGCATCGTCTACCTGGAGGCCTCCGCGACCGGGCTGCCGGTCGTCGCCGGCGACTCCGGCGGCGCGCCGGACGCGGTCCTGGACGGCGAGACCGGCTGGGTGGTGCCCGGCGGCGCCCCCGAGGAGGCCGCCGACCGCATCACCACCCTCCTCGCCGACGCGGAACTCCGCCGCCGGATGGGCGAGCGGGGCCGCCGGTGGGTCGAGGAGAAGTGGCGCTGGGACCTGCTGGCGGAAAACCTGAAAACCCTGCTGTAG
- a CDS encoding glycosyltransferase family 87 protein — MDRTDGRRQLPWLLAVWGPTRLLLLLFVFKVYVFPGPDVTSDISVIYQGWYEILRTGTFPLDDVTWQYPPAAALAVLSPALLFFLDYAHAFFVLACLADLIAFALLSYAAGRPGRTPRGAWVWVVGVPLLGPTVYARYDVMVTAVAVAALLAGARHPRLMGALTAFGALLKVWPVLLLVAARGRRAWVSAAVTAAGVAALFALAMPGAFAFLTFQRDRGTEVESLGALVFHVARHFGWDGQVLLNYGSVEFLGPYVEVVSTAALALTGAAFGWLLLWRLRAVRFEPHTLADAAFVAVLLFTTTSRVISPQYLVWLVGLAAVCLCFRASRMAPAAGLVLAASFVTVLEFPVWFSHVVASDHLGIALLVVRNGLLVAATVVAARVLWRATVSRPAGPAPLPPQAARAKEPTPSS, encoded by the coding sequence GTGGACAGGACGGACGGCCGGCGTCAGCTGCCGTGGCTGCTGGCGGTGTGGGGCCCGACCCGGCTGCTCCTGCTGCTCTTCGTCTTCAAGGTGTACGTCTTCCCGGGCCCCGACGTCACCAGCGACATCTCGGTGATCTACCAGGGCTGGTACGAGATCCTGCGCACCGGAACGTTTCCGCTGGACGATGTCACCTGGCAGTACCCGCCGGCCGCCGCGCTCGCGGTGCTCTCCCCCGCGCTGCTGTTCTTCCTCGACTACGCGCACGCCTTCTTCGTCCTGGCCTGCCTCGCCGACCTGATCGCGTTCGCCCTCCTGTCGTACGCCGCCGGGCGCCCGGGCCGCACCCCGCGCGGGGCCTGGGTGTGGGTCGTCGGGGTGCCGCTGCTCGGGCCGACCGTCTACGCGCGCTACGACGTGATGGTCACCGCGGTCGCGGTGGCCGCGCTGCTCGCGGGCGCCCGGCATCCCCGGCTGATGGGCGCGCTGACCGCGTTCGGGGCGCTGCTGAAGGTGTGGCCGGTGCTGCTGCTGGTGGCCGCCCGCGGGCGGCGCGCCTGGGTCTCGGCGGCGGTCACCGCCGCGGGCGTCGCGGCGCTGTTCGCGCTCGCCATGCCCGGCGCGTTCGCCTTCCTGACCTTCCAGCGCGACCGGGGCACCGAGGTGGAGTCGCTGGGCGCGCTGGTCTTCCACGTGGCACGGCACTTCGGCTGGGACGGGCAGGTGCTGCTGAACTACGGCTCGGTGGAGTTCCTCGGCCCGTACGTGGAGGTGGTCAGCACGGCCGCGCTGGCGCTGACCGGCGCGGCGTTCGGCTGGCTGCTGCTGTGGCGGCTGCGGGCGGTGCGGTTCGAGCCGCACACCCTCGCGGACGCGGCGTTCGTGGCGGTGCTGCTGTTCACCACCACCAGCCGGGTGATCAGCCCGCAGTACCTGGTGTGGCTGGTCGGGCTGGCGGCGGTGTGCCTGTGCTTCCGGGCGAGCCGGATGGCGCCGGCGGCCGGCCTGGTGCTGGCCGCGTCCTTCGTGACGGTGCTGGAGTTCCCCGTCTGGTTCTCGCACGTCGTGGCGAGCGACCACCTGGGCATCGCCCTCCTCGTCGTCCGCAACGGCCTCCTGGTCGCCGCCACCGTCGTCGCCGCCCGGGTGCTGTGGCGGGCGACCGTCTCCCGCCCGGCCGGCCCCGCGCCGCTGCCCCCTCAGGCGGCCCGGGCCAAGGAGCCCACGCCCTCCTCCTGA
- a CDS encoding MATE family efflux transporter, with the protein MTTDREQLVSLAGPVYAQLLTSVAAGIVNTVWVARLGGPAVAAVAMATTVENVLLGVALVFGSGTTVLVAHARGARDPAAVRAAVRGGWALCALVTPLVAVGGFLLREPLARLTLGGGAAVAPATAYLAISLPGMAVFFAQQLVDGLLKGAGDTRTPMRLALLAGGLNLVCDPWLIHRYGVQGAAASTVLCRCLALGAGLVAVRRNPLLRPGPTPAGSLGAALRRTLRTGLPMSADFTVRQTGALALVAVVARLGVTAVAAYSIAYKVMLVATMAFYAVRQAAAIHTAHTRGEGRDARRAVAREAVLISGTAGLGAAVLLAATAPWIMAAFGAPPGMAAAGVLFLRCVGPYLLLMACFIAFGGVLEGSGGAPRLLRVTVLGTAVQLPLAYLLSGLGLPGVALALALAMAVQCAALAVPARRGPRQEEGVGSLARAA; encoded by the coding sequence GTGACCACCGACCGCGAACAGCTCGTCTCGCTCGCCGGACCCGTCTACGCGCAGCTCCTGACGTCCGTCGCTGCGGGGATCGTCAACACCGTCTGGGTCGCCCGGCTGGGCGGTCCGGCCGTGGCCGCCGTGGCCATGGCGACCACCGTCGAGAACGTGCTGCTCGGGGTCGCGCTCGTCTTCGGCTCCGGCACCACGGTGCTGGTCGCCCACGCCCGCGGCGCCCGGGACCCCGCCGCCGTGCGGGCCGCCGTGCGGGGCGGCTGGGCCCTGTGCGCGCTGGTCACGCCCCTGGTGGCCGTCGGCGGCTTCCTGCTGCGCGAACCGCTCGCCCGGCTGACGCTCGGCGGCGGCGCGGCGGTGGCCCCGGCCACCGCCTACCTCGCGATCTCCTTGCCCGGCATGGCCGTCTTCTTCGCGCAGCAGCTCGTGGACGGGCTGCTGAAGGGCGCGGGCGACACCCGGACGCCCATGCGGCTCGCCCTCCTCGCAGGCGGGCTGAACCTCGTCTGCGACCCCTGGCTCATCCACCGCTACGGCGTCCAGGGCGCGGCCGCCTCCACCGTGCTGTGCCGCTGCCTGGCCCTCGGCGCCGGACTGGTGGCCGTACGGCGCAACCCGCTCCTGCGCCCCGGGCCGACGCCCGCCGGGTCCCTCGGTGCGGCACTGCGGCGCACCCTGCGGACCGGGCTGCCGATGTCCGCCGACTTCACCGTGCGGCAGACGGGCGCGCTCGCGCTGGTGGCGGTCGTGGCGCGGCTCGGGGTGACGGCGGTGGCGGCGTACTCGATCGCGTACAAGGTCATGCTCGTCGCCACGATGGCCTTCTACGCGGTGCGGCAGGCCGCCGCGATCCACACCGCGCACACCCGGGGGGAGGGCAGGGACGCGCGGCGCGCCGTCGCGCGGGAGGCCGTACTGATCTCCGGGACGGCGGGACTGGGCGCCGCGGTGCTGCTCGCGGCCACCGCGCCCTGGATCATGGCCGCCTTCGGCGCCCCACCGGGGATGGCCGCGGCCGGTGTGCTGTTCCTGCGCTGCGTCGGGCCGTATCTGCTGCTCATGGCCTGCTTCATCGCGTTCGGCGGGGTCCTCGAGGGCAGCGGGGGAGCACCGCGGCTGCTGCGCGTGACCGTGCTCGGCACGGCGGTGCAGCTGCCGCTGGCGTACCTGCTGTCCGGGCTGGGCCTGCCCGGCGTGGCGCTGGCGCTCGCGCTCGCCATGGCGGTGCAGTGCGCGGCGCTCGCGGTGCCGGCACGCCGCGGCCCGCGTCAGGAGGAGGGCGTGGGCTCCTTGGCCCGGGCCGCCTGA